In Panthera leo isolate Ple1 chromosome E3, P.leo_Ple1_pat1.1, whole genome shotgun sequence, a genomic segment contains:
- the RSL1D1 gene encoding ribosomal L1 domain-containing protein 1 has product MEGSASTPPSSSTAASATAPETPASLDQLDQGQIRKAVEALLAHSKSRKNANGLLLNENENFFLMVVLWKIPSKELRVRLSLPHGIRSDLTDICLLTKDEPNLTPEKTERFYKKLLNKHGIKTISQIIPLRTLKKEYKPYEAKLRLLGSFDFFLTDARIRRLLPSHLGRHFYHRKKVPVPVNLLAKNLSKEINTCIGGTVLNISKSGSCSTIRVGHTGMEVQHIVDNIIAVTKRLSQKLPEKWESVKLLYVKTERSASLPIFSSFVSCQGEAKGVRTPSQKKKELKKKEKQKEYREKQKEKKRSKRLTKRARKASSAPKKEEAGSGTGGAPVKDPAPPKEARACGKKESRRVKAQNKVQDESEEELPQLVPIERTPAKENGEMQKHAAGKKSPKKSPSPSTPRGKKRKALPSFETPKAAEPKTPGSSPGKKPRIKEEAGKEQNSSLGKKDPRQVTKKPGAKFFTTPSKSVKKAPHAPKQWPKKSRVPQST; this is encoded by the exons ATGGAGGGTTCGGcttccaccccaccctcctcctcaaCCGCGGCCTCAGCCACCGCTCCAGAGACCCCTGCCTCCCTGGATCAGCTGGACCAAGGGCAG ATAAGAAAGGCAGTGGAAGCTCTGTTGGCACATTCCAAGTCCAGGAAAAACGCGAATGGATTGCTTCtgaatgagaatgaaaatttctttttaatggtggTGTTATGGAAGATTCCAAGTAAAGAACTGAGGGTCAGATT GTCCTTGCCTCATGGTATTCGATCagatttaacagatatttgtTTACTTACCAAGGACGAACCCAATTTAACTCCTGAAAAGACAGAACGGTTTTACAAGAAGCTTTTGAACAAACATGGAATTAAAACCATTTCTCAG ATCATCCCTCTGCGAACTTTAAAGAAGGAATACAAACCCTATGAAGCCAAGCTTCGCCTGCTGGGCAGCTTTGACTTCTTCCTCACTGATGCGAGAATCCGACGGCTCCTGCCGTCCCACCTGGGGAGACACTTCTATCACAGAAAGAA GGTTCCCGTTCCTGTAAACCTTCTGGCCAAGAATTTATCCAAGGAGATCAACACCTGTATAGGCGGGACTGTCTTGAACATCTCAAAAAGTGGTTCTTGCAG TACCATCCGCGTTGGTCACACGGGAATGGAGGTCCAGCACATCGTCGATAACATCATCGCGGTCACGAAGAGGCTTTCCCAGAAGCTGCCAGAG AAGTGGGAGAGCGTGAAGCTCCTGTATGTGAAAACCGAGAGGTCTGCTTCGCTTCCCATCTTTTCCTCGTTTGTCAGCTGTCAGGGCGAAGCCAAAGGAGTGCGCACTCCTAGTCAGAAGAAGAAG gaattaaagaaaaaagaaaaacaaaaagagtatcgtgaaaaacaaaaggagaagaaaagaagcaaaaggctTACGAAGCGGGCCAGAAAGGCCTCGTCGGCCCCGAAGAAAGAGGAGGCAGGCTCTGGAACTGGCGGTGCTCCGGTGAAGGACCCCGCACCCCCGAAGGAGGCCCGAGCGtgtgggaagaaagagagcaggCGAGTAAAAGCCCAGAATAAAGTGCAGGACGAATCCGAAGAGGAGCTCCCTCAACTGGTACCAATAGAGAGGACTCCAGCGAAAGAAAACGGAGAG atGCAAAAACACGCCGCAGGAAAGAAGTCTCCGAAAAAGAGTCCCAGTCCCAGCACACCTcgtgggaagaagagaaaggcccTTCCCAGTTTCGAGACCCCGAAGGCTGCGGAGCCCAAGACCCCAGGGAGCAGCCCGGGCAAGAAGCCAAGAATCAAAGAAGAGGcgggaaaagaacaaaactctTCACTGGGCAAAAAAGACCCAAGACAGGTGACCAAAAAGCCAGGGGCCAAGTTCTTCACTACTCCTAGTAAGTCTGTGAAAAAAGCCCCCCACGCCCCCAAACAGTGGCCCAAAAAGTCCAGAGTGCCCCAGTCGACCTAA